GTAGAAGGCCGTGCCGCTGGCGGACTGGACGGAGCGGAAAGCGGTTTCCCGCGGCGCCACGCCATCGGGAAAGACGGCGACATACAGCGTCATCCGGCGGCAGCGGCCGTCCTCGTACATGAACTGCGCGCGCGCCAGCGCATTCGCCGCCGTGCCGCCGGCGGGAGGGGTGCCCGGCATGACGGAGGACGCGGACGCCCGCGTCGCGCCTTGCGCCGCGGGCTCTCCGGGCAACAGCCGGCCGCCCAGCAAACGAAAACCGCGATCCTGCAGCGCCGGCGCCGCCAGCGGCCGGCCCAGCCGGCGGCTCAGCCATTGCACCAGATGCGCTTCTTCCTGCGCGCCGACTTCGACCGGATGGCGCACCTCCGGGGAATAGACCGCGTAGGCGGCCGTGGCATCGCGCACGAACTGCGGCGGCGCGGACGCGACGGCGGTGCCCGGCGTGCCGGGCAGGCGCTGCCATGCCTGCATGCCGGTGGCGCCCGCCGCGACCAGCAGGACGGCGGCGGCCGCCTGGGTCCAGGGGTTCCAGCGACGACGCCGGTGGCGCAGCACCGTTTCGGCCAAGGCCGCGGGCGTTGGGCCGGGATCGATCTCGCGGCCCAGCCGCCGCAGCGCGAAACGCTGGGCATGCCAATGCGCCACCCGCACCGCTGCGTCGGGGTGGCGCTGGAGATGCCGCAGAACGGCCGGCATGCGCGCCGCATCCAGCTGGCCGTCGACGAAGGCATGCAGCTCGTCGTCGGAAACAAGGGCGTCGCTTTCCATCATCGCTTCACCAGGTGCAGGGGAGTGGGCGTGGCCGCATCGTCCGGGCCGGCCATGGCGACGCGCACGGCTTCGCGCGCGCGATGCAGCCGGGACATGACGGTGCCCGTGGGAATCTGCAGGATTTCCGCCGCCTCGGCGTAGGTGTATTCCTCCACGGTCACCAGCAACAGCACCGTGCGCAGGGTAGGGGTCAGGCGCGCCAGCGCGCGCTCCAGGTCCAGCATGTCCGGCGCGTGGGCCATGGGCTCGTGCGCCAGATCGGGATGGTCGTCCCAGTTGTCGTGATTGTCGTCATGGCGCCAGTCGCGGACCCGGTTCAGATACAGGTTGTGCATCAGGGTCATCAGCCACGCGCGCAGCGCGGTGCCGGGCTTCCATAGCGACCACTTGGCACAGGCGCGTTCCAGCGTATCCTGGACCAGGTCGTCCGCGCTGGCCGCATCGCCCGCCAACAGGCGGGCATAGCGGCGCAGCGACGGAATATGGCTGAGGATCTGCTCCACGCCGGGCGCCTGCGCCATGGCGGATCAGGGCTTGGCCGCGTGCCAGACGCCGCCGACACCGTCGCCGGTCTTGTCGCCGGCGGCCTTGTCCTTGACCCAGTAGTACACGGGCTGGCCCTTGTAGGCCCATTGCCTGGAGCCGTCGTCGCGGGTGATTACCGTCCACGCGCCGTCGGCCTTGGCGTCCGCCTGGGCTGCCAGGGGCGGCCAGTTGGTCGCGCAACCGCCATTGCAGACGCTCTTGCCGGAATTGGGCGTGTCCTTGTCGAACGTGTACAGCGTCATGCCCTTGTCGCCGACCAGCACGCCATTGCTGGTCTTGGCGGGAGCGGCGGCGATCGCGGTGCCGGCGATCAGAAGGGCGGCGGCGCCCAGGGCGGAAAGCGTGAATTTGCGAACCATAAGACCTCCGTGTGGTGGGTTTGCATGGGAGTGAACACCGCAGGCGCCCGTTTTATTCCATCGGCGCCTGCGTCAATCCCGCCACCACCTCCACCACTTGCTCCAGCGCCACCCGGATATGCGCTTGCAAGGCCTTGACGGCGCCGGCGACGTCGCCCTTTTCCGCGTGCTCGATCAAGGCCAGGTGCTCCGCATAGGCCTGCTCGCGCAGCGGCACGTTGACCACCTGGAAGCGCAGATAGCGGTCGCCGCGATCATGTAGCTGCCGCAGGACGGTCATCGCCAGGTCGCGGCGCGCCGGCAGGTACAGGGTTTCGTGCAGGCGCCAGTTGATACGCCCCCATTCCGCCGTGTCGGCGTGCCGGGAGGCTTCCAGCGCCGTCCGCGCCGCGTCCAGCGGTCCGCCGCCGGCGCGGATGGCTTCGCCGAACAGCCAGGGTTCGATCTGCAGGCGCAATTCGAAGGTTTCGACGACGTCGGCCGCCGAGATGGCGCAGACATAGGCGCCGCGATGGGCGTGCACGGAAACCAGTCCTTCGGCTTCCAGCCGGCGGATCGCTTCGCGCACCGGGATGCGGCTGACGCCGAGTTCTTCGGCCAGGGCTTCCTGCCGCAGGGGCGCGCCGGGCCGCAGTTGCCCCGACAGGATGCGCTGCCGCAGGGCTTCCAGCACCAGGTCGACCGTGGTGCGCCGCACGAGCTTGCTGTCCCTTTCGGTGTGGGCTGGATTGTTCATGAAGTCCTCGTAAACCCTAGCTCCGATCTTGTTGACCATGGGGTGTGGGCAGTTTAGCATGAGCCCGTATCCAGGATATTGGATCCAATAATTGCAAGCCTTGTCCCACGTGCCAGCCGTTGTGGGACGGCCCGCCAGGCGTGCGGCTCGCGCCATTCGTGCCCTTAGAGAGATCGTCCCATGAATCGCCGTCATTTCGTCGCCGCAACCCTGGTGGCCGCCGTGGCCAGCAGTTTCACCCTGCCCGTCGTGGCGCAGGCGTCCGACTTCGTCGTCGGCGCGCTCAGTCCGCTTACGGGATCGGGGGCGCCCTACGGGCCCGGCATGGTCAAGGCCATCCAGCTGGCCGCCAAGGAGATCAATGCCGCGGGCGGCGCGCAGGGCGCGCAATTCCGCGTCGTGGTGGAAGATACCCAGACCGCGCCGCAGGCCGCCGTGACCGGCGCCAAGAAAATGATCGAGGTCGATAAGGTCCGCGCGATCCTGGGGTGCTGGAGTTCCGGCGAGTCGCTCGCCGTCATTCCGCTGACGAACGAGGCCGACATTCCGCTGATGCACGGCTCGGGCGCCCCCGCGCTGAGCGCGGAAGCCAATCCCAAGCGGCTGGGTTTCCGTTTCCAGGCAACCAACGGGCGCTTCGGCCAGGCATTCGCCAAGATCGCCGAACGGCAGGGCTTCAAGCAGCCCGCGACCATGGCATTCAACAATGCATCGGGCATCGGCAATACCGAAGGCTTCACGCAGGCATGGAAGGCCGCCGGCGGCAAGGTCGTGGCCAGCGTGGTCTATGAGCCCAACCGGCCATCCTATCGCTCGGAATTGCAGTCCGTGCTGCGCGCCAAGCCGGATGTGATCGTGACCGGGTCCTATCTGGCCGACACCACCATCCTGCTGCGCGAGTGGTACCAGACCGGTATCGATACGCACTGGATCATCCCCGGCTGGGCAGCCAACCCGGACCTGATCAAGGCGCTGGGCCCGAAGGTGACCGAAGGCATCATTTCGGTGGAATCGGTCAGCAATGAAAACGCGCCCAACTATGCCCACGTGCGCGACGCGCTGGGCAAGGAAGGCGTGGACGTCTCGGCCAACGTCTATGCGCCGATGGCCTACGACCAGGCCATCATCCTGGCGCTGGCGGTACAGGCGCTGGGGCCGAAGGCGACCGGCCCGGAACTGGCCAAGAAGGTGCATGAAATGGGCACGCCCGGCGGCGAAGCGGTGTACAGCTTCGCGGATGGCAAGAAGCTGCTGGAGGCCGGCAAGCGCATCACCTATGTCGGCGCCTCCAGTGCGCTGAACTTCGACCAGTACAACGATGTCACTCCGGACTTCGCCGCCTCCTTCGTGGAGAACGGCAAACTGGTGCGCAAGTACGTCGTCAAGCTGTAAGGCGGCCGCGTGTCCTACGCCGATTACATCAATCTGGTCATCAACGGCCTGGTGGAAGGGCTGATCATCGCCTTGCCGGCCCTGGCGCTGACGCTGGTCTACGGGCTGGCCCGCTTTCCGAACGCGGCGACCGGCGACATCGTCGCCGTGGGCGGTTATGCGGGCCTGGCCGCCCACCACCTGACGGGGTCGCTGGTGGTGGCCGGCCTGGCGGGCGCGGCCGGCGGGGCGGTCGCGTCGGTGCTGGCCTTCGTGCTGGCGTTCCGGCCCGTCATCCGCCGCTCGGTCATTACTTTGCTATTGACCTCCATCGGCGTGGGCTTCGTCATCCGCGCCGCGCTGGGCGTGGCGTTCGGCCACGATCCGCGCGCCTTCGATATGCCGCTGGAACGCGCCTGGCGCTTCGGCGATGTGTCGATCGCGCCCGCCGACCTCAGCCTGGCCGCGCTGACGCTGCTGACACTGGCCGCGGTATTCATCATGCTCTATGCCACGCCGCTGGGCCGTTCGCTGCGCGCCATCGCCGACGATCCGGACCTGGCGCGGGTCAGCGGCATCCGGCGCGAACGCTGCATGCTGGCCATGTGGGCGATCGCCGGGATGGTGTGCGGCATCGCCGGTACGGTCACCGGCATGCGCACGGTGGTCTATCCCGACGCGGGCTGGAACCTGCTGCTGCCCGCTTTCGCCGCGGCGGTCGTGGGCGGCCTGGGCAACCCCCTGGGGGCCGTCATGGGCGCGCTGCTGCTGGGCGTGCTGCAGGAACTATCCACGCCCGCCGTCGGCTTCGTCTACAAGATCGCGCTGGGCTACGTCTTCATGATGCTCGTGCTGCTGCTGCGTCCGCAGGGGCTGTTCAACCGGCCGGTGGGGGTGCGCTGATGATGAGCTACATGCTGTCCATCCTGGTGATCATGGGCATCTACATGCTGCTGGCGCTGGCACTGGACCTGCAATACGGTTTTACCGGCCTGATCAATTTCGGGCTGGCCGGCTTTTTCGGCATCGGTGCCTATGCGTCGGCGCTGCTGACGATGAAAGCGGGATGGAGTCCGCTGCTGTCCTTCCCGGCGGCGATGCTTGCCGCCGCCCTGTTGGCCTGGCCCCTGGGGCGCGTGGCCTTGCGGCTGCGCGACGACTATCTGGCCATCGTCACATTGGGCTTCTCCGAAATCGTGCGCCTGGTACTGGTGCAGGAACAATGGCTGACCAACGGCGTGCAGGGGATTCCGGGCGTGCCGCGGCTGGGAGCCGGCTGGGGCGACGCGCGCTTCAGCGACGCCCTGCTGCTGGCCCTGCTGGCGCTGTCCATCGCCGCCGCCGTGGCGGTACTGCGCCGGGTCACGCACAGTCCGTACGGGCGGACGATACAGGCGGTACGCGACGACGAAACGGCCGTCCGCGTGCTGGGCAAGGAGCCCGCGCGCTTCAAGACCCAGGTGCTGATGCTGGGCGCCGCGCTATCGGGCCTGGCGGGCGCCTACTTCGCGCACTACATGACCT
The window above is part of the Bordetella genomosp. 11 genome. Proteins encoded here:
- a CDS encoding COG4315 family predicted lipoprotein; its protein translation is MVRKFTLSALGAAALLIAGTAIAAAPAKTSNGVLVGDKGMTLYTFDKDTPNSGKSVCNGGCATNWPPLAAQADAKADGAWTVITRDDGSRQWAYKGQPVYYWVKDKAAGDKTGDGVGGVWHAAKP
- a CDS encoding GntR family transcriptional regulator → MNNPAHTERDSKLVRRTTVDLVLEALRQRILSGQLRPGAPLRQEALAEELGVSRIPVREAIRRLEAEGLVSVHAHRGAYVCAISAADVVETFELRLQIEPWLFGEAIRAGGGPLDAARTALEASRHADTAEWGRINWRLHETLYLPARRDLAMTVLRQLHDRGDRYLRFQVVNVPLREQAYAEHLALIEHAEKGDVAGAVKALQAHIRVALEQVVEVVAGLTQAPME
- a CDS encoding ABC transporter substrate-binding protein → MNRRHFVAATLVAAVASSFTLPVVAQASDFVVGALSPLTGSGAPYGPGMVKAIQLAAKEINAAGGAQGAQFRVVVEDTQTAPQAAVTGAKKMIEVDKVRAILGCWSSGESLAVIPLTNEADIPLMHGSGAPALSAEANPKRLGFRFQATNGRFGQAFAKIAERQGFKQPATMAFNNASGIGNTEGFTQAWKAAGGKVVASVVYEPNRPSYRSELQSVLRAKPDVIVTGSYLADTTILLREWYQTGIDTHWIIPGWAANPDLIKALGPKVTEGIISVESVSNENAPNYAHVRDALGKEGVDVSANVYAPMAYDQAIILALAVQALGPKATGPELAKKVHEMGTPGGEAVYSFADGKKLLEAGKRITYVGASSALNFDQYNDVTPDFAASFVENGKLVRKYVVKL
- a CDS encoding branched-chain amino acid ABC transporter permease, translated to MSYADYINLVINGLVEGLIIALPALALTLVYGLARFPNAATGDIVAVGGYAGLAAHHLTGSLVVAGLAGAAGGAVASVLAFVLAFRPVIRRSVITLLLTSIGVGFVIRAALGVAFGHDPRAFDMPLERAWRFGDVSIAPADLSLAALTLLTLAAVFIMLYATPLGRSLRAIADDPDLARVSGIRRERCMLAMWAIAGMVCGIAGTVTGMRTVVYPDAGWNLLLPAFAAAVVGGLGNPLGAVMGALLLGVLQELSTPAVGFVYKIALGYVFMMLVLLLRPQGLFNRPVGVR
- a CDS encoding branched-chain amino acid ABC transporter permease; translated protein: MMSYMLSILVIMGIYMLLALALDLQYGFTGLINFGLAGFFGIGAYASALLTMKAGWSPLLSFPAAMLAAALLAWPLGRVALRLRDDYLAIVTLGFSEIVRLVLVQEQWLTNGVQGIPGVPRLGAGWGDARFSDALLLALLALSIAAAVAVLRRVTHSPYGRTIQAVRDDETAVRVLGKEPARFKTQVLMLGAALSGLAGAYFAHYMTYIVPDQFVPLITFYVWMAIIMGGVARLSGSVAGAVLLVLFLEGVRFTRGIIPGVSDADMGSVQLGVVGLVLILFMRWRPQGLFGARGAR
- a CDS encoding RNA polymerase sigma factor codes for the protein MAQAPGVEQILSHIPSLRRYARLLAGDAASADDLVQDTLERACAKWSLWKPGTALRAWLMTLMHNLYLNRVRDWRHDDNHDNWDDHPDLAHEPMAHAPDMLDLERALARLTPTLRTVLLLVTVEEYTYAEAAEILQIPTGTVMSRLHRAREAVRVAMAGPDDAATPTPLHLVKR
- a CDS encoding anti-sigma factor family protein, encoding MMESDALVSDDELHAFVDGQLDAARMPAVLRHLQRHPDAAVRVAHWHAQRFALRRLGREIDPGPTPAALAETVLRHRRRRWNPWTQAAAAVLLVAAGATGMQAWQRLPGTPGTAVASAPPQFVRDATAAYAVYSPEVRHPVEVGAQEEAHLVQWLSRRLGRPLAAPALQDRGFRLLGGRLLPGEPAAQGATRASASSVMPGTPPAGGTAANALARAQFMYEDGRCRRMTLYVAVFPDGVAPRETAFRSVQSASGTAFYWVENGYGYALNGDLPAPELQALAGDVYDQLFPR